In the genome of Alphaproteobacteria bacterium, one region contains:
- a CDS encoding SOS response-associated peptidase, translating into MCNLYSNTMPVEAMRRLFGITAGPSALGNQPPLPAIFPRYEAPVLRPDRSGARELVRMHWGFLLPQTSQKTGKPIQPKAVTNARDDKVAASPFWRGSFEHRRCLIPATSFAEPKGRNPATYYWFGLVGADERPPFAFAGLWHTFHGHYHGEAVELDTYTIVTTTPNALVRPVHPTRMPVILDPDDYAPWLTGPGEAARTLLRPFPAERMRIVRTGVGVTEDPEEVDR; encoded by the coding sequence ATGTGCAATCTCTACAGCAACACCATGCCGGTGGAAGCCATGCGCCGGCTGTTCGGCATCACCGCCGGCCCCAGCGCGCTCGGCAACCAGCCGCCGCTGCCGGCCATCTTCCCCCGCTACGAGGCGCCGGTGCTGCGTCCCGACCGAAGCGGCGCGCGCGAGCTGGTGCGCATGCATTGGGGGTTTTTGCTGCCGCAGACCTCGCAAAAGACCGGCAAGCCGATCCAGCCCAAGGCCGTCACCAACGCCCGCGACGACAAGGTGGCGGCCTCGCCGTTCTGGCGCGGCAGTTTCGAGCACCGGCGCTGCCTGATCCCGGCTACGTCGTTCGCCGAACCGAAGGGCCGGAACCCGGCCACCTATTACTGGTTCGGGCTGGTGGGCGCGGACGAACGGCCCCCCTTTGCCTTCGCCGGTCTCTGGCACACATTCCATGGGCATTACCATGGCGAGGCGGTGGAACTGGACACCTATACCATCGTCACGACGACACCGAACGCCCTGGTGCGGCCCGTGCATCCGACGCGCATGCCGGTCATTCTCGATCCCGACGACTACGCCCCCTGGCTCACCGGCCCCGGCGAGGCGGCACGGACCCTGCTGCGCCCGTTCCCGGCCGAACGCATGCGCATCGTCCGCACCGGCGTGGGCGTCACGGAGGACCCGGAAGAGGTCGACCGGTGA
- a CDS encoding CBS domain-containing protein, with product MQASDVMTSDVASVTPKTTVREIAAVMLKRQISGVPVVDGNRHVVGIVSEGDLMRRIEDRDASSRSWWLSLFSTQDRSAQDYVKRHGRYADEIMTRNVIAIEEGTALSEIATVLERHRIKRVPVTRDGKLVGIVSRSNLLRGLASQTDMEAASPGDRGIREQVEAELSKGVKLDMAFVSVVVKDGAVKLWGLVDTPAERQAAQVAAENTPGVRSVENNLGQVPEWIWAE from the coding sequence ATGCAAGCTTCCGATGTCATGACGTCCGACGTCGCTTCGGTCACGCCCAAGACCACGGTCCGGGAAATTGCAGCGGTGATGCTCAAACGGCAGATCAGCGGCGTCCCTGTCGTGGATGGGAACCGGCATGTTGTCGGCATTGTCAGCGAGGGTGATTTGATGCGGCGTATCGAAGACCGGGACGCGTCCTCCCGGTCCTGGTGGCTGTCGCTGTTTTCCACGCAGGACCGAAGCGCCCAGGACTATGTGAAACGCCACGGGCGCTATGCCGACGAGATCATGACCCGCAATGTCATCGCCATCGAGGAGGGCACCGCCTTGTCGGAGATCGCGACCGTGCTGGAGCGTCACAGGATCAAGAGGGTGCCGGTAACGCGCGACGGCAAGCTGGTCGGCATCGTCAGTCGGTCCAACCTGCTGCGGGGGCTGGCCTCGCAGACGGACATGGAAGCCGCTTCGCCCGGCGACCGGGGCATTCGCGAGCAAGTGGAAGCGGAACTGTCCAAGGGGGTGAAACTGGACATGGCCTTTGTCAGCGTGGTCGTGAAGGACGGCGCCGTGAAACTCTGGGGATTGGTCGACACGCCAGCGGAGCGACAGGCGGCCCAGGTGGCGGCGGAAAACACGCCGGGCGTGCGGTCGGTCGAGAACAATCTGGGGCAAGTGCCGGAATGGATCTGGGCCGAATGA
- the cueR gene encoding Cu(I)-responsive transcriptional regulator, translated as MNIGDAATRTGLPVKTIRYYEDIGLIAAERGANGYRLFDRKAVRKLHFLQRARALGFTLEETRTLLSLYEDEHRSSADVKAIVETKIAMIDRKLAELQSLRAALTHLADACDGDQRPDCPIIDELAGEHG; from the coding sequence TTGAACATTGGCGACGCGGCGACGCGGACCGGCCTGCCGGTCAAGACGATCCGCTATTACGAGGACATCGGCCTGATCGCTGCGGAGCGCGGCGCCAACGGTTACCGGCTGTTCGATCGGAAGGCCGTCCGCAAGCTGCATTTCCTGCAACGGGCCCGCGCGCTGGGCTTCACGCTGGAGGAAACCCGCACCCTGCTCTCCCTTTACGAGGACGAACACCGCTCCAGCGCCGACGTGAAGGCGATTGTCGAGACCAAAATCGCGATGATCGACCGCAAACTGGCCGAATTGCAGAGCCTGCGGGCGGCCCTGACGCATCTGGCCGATGCCTGCGACGGCGATCAGCGCCCGGACTGCCCGATCATCGACGAACTGGCCGGGGAGCACGGGTGA
- a CDS encoding SHOCT domain-containing protein — translation MAGGGAVAQQAQPGGYGYGDHMMGWGGWFAGPIMMLVGLAILIGFVVLVVRLMVGGPSGNSYGRSSGGPPADSAMAILRERFARGEISHEEYVAMKRHLDA, via the coding sequence ATGGCCGGCGGCGGTGCCGTCGCGCAACAGGCCCAACCGGGCGGATACGGCTATGGCGACCATATGATGGGCTGGGGCGGCTGGTTCGCCGGCCCCATCATGATGCTGGTCGGCCTCGCCATCCTGATCGGGTTCGTCGTCCTGGTGGTGCGGCTCATGGTCGGCGGCCCGTCCGGCAACTCGTACGGGCGCTCTTCCGGCGGCCCACCCGCGGACAGTGCCATGGCCATCCTGCGCGAGCGGTTCGCCCGTGGCGAAATCAGCCATGAGGAGTATGTTGCGATGAAGCGCCATCTGGATGCCTAG
- a CDS encoding heavy metal translocating P-type ATPase has product MTEHQAAHGIERDPVCGMTVDASTAKHTHRHDGEDFHFCSSHCEEKFAGQPQAYLEAKDPVCGMTVQRKTARHMARHNGERFYFCSSGCEQKFTAHPDDYLHGRPEPEPMPEGTVYTCPMHPEIEQVGPGDCPICGMALEPKSPVAGEQGPNPELVDFTRRFWVGAALTVPLLVITMGPLVGLPFRAWLGERTALWIELVLATPVVLWCGWPFLVRGVKSFRSLNLNMFSLIGMGVTAAYVFSVVAVLAPGIFPAAFRDAEGHVGVYFEAGAVIVVLVLLGQLLELRARERTGTAIRALLDLAAKTARVVRPDGSEKEVPLEDVQLGDHLRVRPGEKVPVDGTVIEGRSSVDESMLTGEPVPVEKDKGDPVTGATINGTGSLVIEATRIGKDTMLAQIVEMVAAAQRSRAPIQKLADAVAGTFVPAVIGVAVLAFVAWAIWGPEPAYAYALVAGIAVLIIACPCALGLATPMSIMTATGRGAQAGVLVKNAEALERFAKVDTLIVDKTGTLTVGKPHLVAVLPAEGQDEDAVLRLAASLERGSEHPLADAIVRGAEERGLALAKAEDFNAVTGKGVTGRLDGRSVALGNARMVADLGVETGDWVEKADARRDEGETAMFVVVDGRIAGLICVADPVKETTPKALKDLHALGLTIVMATGDNERTARSVAGRLGIDEIRADVLPEDKARIILELQEQGHRVAMAGDGVNDAPALAQADVGIAMGTGADVAIESAGFTLVKGDLTGIVRARRLSTATMRNIRQNLFFALAYNAAGVPVAAGLLYPVFGLLISPMFAAAAMSLSSVSVVSNALRLRKVRI; this is encoded by the coding sequence ATGACCGAACACCAAGCCGCGCACGGGATCGAACGCGATCCGGTCTGCGGCATGACCGTCGATGCATCGACCGCGAAGCACACCCATCGCCATGACGGCGAGGACTTCCACTTCTGCTCCAGCCATTGCGAGGAAAAATTCGCGGGCCAGCCGCAGGCGTATCTGGAAGCCAAGGACCCGGTTTGCGGCATGACGGTGCAGCGCAAGACCGCCCGCCACATGGCCAGGCACAATGGCGAGCGCTTCTATTTCTGCTCCAGCGGTTGCGAGCAAAAGTTCACGGCGCACCCGGACGACTATCTGCACGGCCGACCGGAGCCGGAGCCGATGCCGGAGGGCACGGTCTACACCTGCCCGATGCACCCGGAAATCGAGCAGGTGGGCCCGGGCGACTGCCCGATCTGCGGCATGGCGCTGGAGCCGAAAAGCCCGGTTGCGGGCGAGCAGGGGCCGAACCCGGAACTGGTCGATTTCACCCGCCGTTTCTGGGTGGGGGCGGCGCTGACCGTGCCGCTGCTGGTCATCACCATGGGGCCGCTCGTCGGCCTGCCGTTCCGCGCGTGGCTGGGCGAGCGCACCGCCCTCTGGATCGAGCTGGTTCTGGCGACCCCGGTGGTGCTGTGGTGCGGCTGGCCCTTCCTGGTGCGAGGCGTGAAGTCGTTCCGCAGCCTAAACCTGAACATGTTCAGCCTGATCGGCATGGGCGTGACCGCGGCCTATGTCTTCAGCGTGGTCGCGGTGCTGGCGCCGGGCATCTTCCCCGCCGCGTTCCGCGACGCAGAAGGGCATGTCGGCGTCTATTTCGAGGCCGGTGCGGTGATCGTCGTGCTGGTGCTGCTGGGCCAGTTGCTGGAATTGCGGGCGCGGGAGCGCACCGGCACCGCCATCCGCGCCCTGCTGGACCTGGCCGCCAAGACCGCGCGGGTCGTCCGCCCCGACGGCTCCGAAAAGGAGGTGCCGCTGGAGGACGTGCAACTGGGCGACCATCTGCGCGTGCGGCCGGGCGAGAAGGTTCCGGTCGACGGCACCGTGATCGAGGGCCGCTCGTCGGTCGACGAGTCCATGCTGACCGGCGAGCCGGTGCCGGTGGAGAAGGATAAGGGCGACCCGGTCACCGGCGCCACCATCAACGGCACCGGCAGCCTGGTGATCGAGGCGACGCGCATCGGCAAGGACACGATGCTGGCGCAGATCGTCGAGATGGTCGCCGCGGCCCAGCGCTCCCGCGCGCCGATCCAGAAGCTGGCGGATGCCGTCGCCGGCACCTTCGTGCCCGCCGTAATCGGCGTTGCGGTTCTGGCCTTCGTCGCCTGGGCGATCTGGGGCCCGGAGCCGGCCTATGCCTATGCGTTGGTGGCGGGCATTGCCGTCCTCATCATCGCCTGCCCTTGTGCGCTCGGGCTGGCGACGCCGATGTCGATCATGACGGCAACCGGCCGCGGCGCGCAGGCCGGCGTGCTGGTCAAGAACGCCGAGGCGCTGGAACGCTTCGCCAAGGTCGACACGCTGATTGTCGACAAGACCGGCACGCTAACCGTCGGCAAGCCGCATCTTGTCGCGGTGCTGCCGGCCGAAGGGCAGGACGAGGACGCGGTGCTGCGGCTGGCCGCCAGCCTCGAACGCGGCTCGGAGCACCCGCTGGCGGACGCCATCGTCCGCGGCGCGGAGGAGCGCGGCCTGGCGCTCGCCAAGGCGGAGGACTTCAACGCCGTCACCGGCAAGGGCGTGACCGGCAGGCTGGACGGCCGGTCCGTCGCGCTCGGCAACGCCCGCATGGTCGCCGACCTGGGGGTGGAGACCGGCGACTGGGTCGAAAAGGCCGATGCGCGCCGCGACGAGGGCGAGACCGCCATGTTCGTGGTGGTGGACGGCCGCATCGCCGGCCTGATCTGCGTCGCCGATCCGGTGAAGGAGACCACGCCAAAGGCGCTGAAGGACCTGCACGCGCTGGGGCTGACCATCGTCATGGCCACCGGCGACAACGAGCGCACGGCCCGGTCCGTGGCCGGTCGGCTCGGCATCGACGAAATCCGCGCCGACGTGCTGCCGGAGGATAAGGCCCGGATCATCCTGGAGCTTCAGGAGCAGGGCCACCGCGTTGCCATGGCGGGCGATGGCGTGAACGACGCGCCGGCGCTGGCGCAGGCCGATGTGGGCATCGCCATGGGCACGGGTGCGGATGTCGCGATCGAGAGCGCGGGCTTCACGCTGGTGAAGGGCGACCTGACCGGCATTGTGCGGGCCCGCCGCCTCTCCACCGCCACCATGCGCAACATCCGCCAGAACCTGTTCTTCGCGCTCGCCTACAACGCGGCGGGCGTGCCGGTCGCGGCGGGCTTGCTCTATCCCGTTTTCGGCCTGCTGATCTCGCCCATGTTCGCGGCGGCGGCCATGAGCCTGTCCTCGGTGTCGGTCGTCAGCAACGCACTGCGCCTGCGCAAGGTTCGGATCTAG
- a CDS encoding EF-hand domain-containing protein yields the protein MLKHPFATSVLAVVLTVAGAGAGAVAHEGKGPMANQAGMMQSQQGGGSGMMMGGNMLVKNMPCQDMQGQNMQGRRMMGDHRKGERWMGRRGMGPDMMMGQHMMGPNRMVMMMAMMDTNGDGALSLEEMQAVHARLFKYADKDGDGKLTLDEMRDFMHGGMMDDDE from the coding sequence ATGTTGAAGCATCCCTTCGCAACGTCGGTACTGGCCGTTGTACTCACCGTCGCGGGCGCCGGTGCCGGCGCCGTAGCCCACGAGGGCAAAGGACCGATGGCCAACCAGGCCGGCATGATGCAATCCCAGCAGGGCGGCGGCAGCGGCATGATGATGGGCGGGAACATGCTGGTCAAAAACATGCCGTGCCAGGATATGCAGGGCCAGAACATGCAGGGCCGACGCATGATGGGCGACCATCGGAAGGGCGAGCGCTGGATGGGCCGGCGCGGCATGGGGCCCGACATGATGATGGGCCAGCACATGATGGGGCCGAACCGCATGGTCATGATGATGGCCATGATGGATACGAATGGCGACGGTGCCCTGTCGCTGGAGGAAATGCAGGCGGTCCATGCGCGCCTGTTCAAATACGCCGACAAGGACGGCGACGGCAAACTGACCCTCGACGAGATGCGGGACTTCATGCACGGCGGCATGATGGACGACGACGAGTAG
- a CDS encoding NAD(P)/FAD-dependent oxidoreductase, producing the protein MNHVNDSFQVDHQTQQTRQAAERWLAAFETALAARDAGRIGALFHEDCHWRDILAFTWDLSAARGRDTIASGLATNQADARAHAFHLPPGRKAPRLVRRLGRDCVEAIFEFRTAVGRGAGIVRLSPADGVDGESGEAKAWHLSTTLEELDGWAEKIGDNRPTGYAYSRNFGGDNWTDVRRKAQAYEDREPTVLVIGGAQSGLSIAARLNQVGVDTLVVERWPRIGDSWRKRYHSLALHNSTHINHLPYMEFPPTWPRYIPKDMLGNWFEFYADAMEINCWTDTEFVAGTWDEASKTWSATVRRGDGTERVFRPKHLVFANGVSSYPYIPDLPGLDDFRGEILHSEGFDSGAGWTGKNALIIGTGSSANDIALDLHSFGVNTTLVQRGSTTVVSIDPSARLNEAIWDEGPPLDDCDLVVASTTPDLMIEGYKQVTQRMYALDKHLIDGLKEIGFKYDMGEDETGHQMKYFRRGGGYNLDAGSSELMIKGELGLLPYETVERFTAEGVLLKDGSTKPVDLIVLATGYYPQKELVNRALGQEIADRIGPVWGIGADGELNNMFRRTPQEGLWFIAGGLAQCRINSKYMALQIKAMELGLLGPLLPPA; encoded by the coding sequence ATGAACCACGTCAACGACTCCTTTCAGGTCGATCACCAGACCCAACAGACGCGGCAGGCCGCCGAACGCTGGCTCGCCGCGTTCGAGACGGCGCTGGCGGCAAGGGATGCGGGCCGGATCGGCGCCCTGTTCCACGAGGATTGCCACTGGCGCGATATCCTCGCCTTCACCTGGGATCTCTCGGCTGCACGGGGCCGGGACACGATTGCGAGCGGGCTCGCCACCAACCAGGCGGACGCCCGCGCCCATGCCTTCCACCTGCCCCCCGGCCGCAAGGCGCCGCGTCTGGTCCGGCGGCTGGGCCGGGACTGCGTGGAGGCGATTTTCGAATTCCGGACCGCGGTCGGCCGCGGCGCCGGCATTGTCCGCCTGTCACCCGCCGACGGCGTGGATGGCGAGAGCGGCGAGGCAAAGGCCTGGCACCTCTCCACCACGCTGGAAGAGTTGGACGGCTGGGCCGAGAAGATCGGCGACAACCGCCCGACCGGCTATGCCTATTCCCGCAATTTCGGCGGCGACAACTGGACGGACGTGCGCCGCAAGGCCCAGGCCTATGAGGACCGCGAGCCGACGGTGCTGGTGATCGGCGGTGCGCAGTCCGGCCTTTCCATTGCCGCGCGGCTGAACCAGGTCGGTGTCGACACGCTGGTGGTGGAGCGTTGGCCGCGCATCGGCGACAGCTGGCGCAAGCGCTATCACTCGCTGGCGCTGCACAACTCGACCCACATCAACCACCTGCCCTACATGGAATTTCCGCCGACCTGGCCGCGCTACATTCCCAAGGACATGCTGGGCAACTGGTTCGAATTCTATGCCGACGCCATGGAGATCAACTGCTGGACCGACACCGAGTTCGTCGCCGGCACATGGGACGAGGCGAGCAAGACCTGGTCGGCCACCGTCCGGCGCGGCGACGGCACCGAGCGGGTGTTCCGGCCGAAGCATCTGGTGTTCGCCAACGGCGTCAGCAGCTACCCTTATATTCCGGACCTGCCCGGCCTGGACGATTTCCGGGGCGAGATCCTCCATTCCGAAGGCTTCGACAGCGGCGCCGGCTGGACCGGCAAGAATGCGCTGATCATCGGCACCGGCAGCAGCGCCAACGACATCGCGCTGGACCTGCACAGCTTCGGCGTGAACACGACGCTGGTGCAGCGCGGCTCGACCACGGTGGTCTCCATCGACCCGAGCGCCCGGCTGAACGAGGCCATCTGGGACGAAGGCCCGCCGCTCGACGACTGCGACCTGGTCGTCGCCTCGACCACGCCGGACCTGATGATCGAGGGCTACAAGCAGGTGACCCAGCGCATGTACGCGCTGGACAAACACCTGATCGACGGCCTGAAGGAGATCGGCTTCAAATACGACATGGGCGAGGACGAAACCGGCCACCAGATGAAGTATTTCCGCCGTGGCGGCGGCTACAATCTGGACGCCGGCAGCTCCGAACTGATGATCAAGGGCGAGTTGGGCCTGCTGCCCTACGAAACCGTCGAGCGCTTCACGGCCGAGGGCGTGCTGCTGAAGGACGGCTCCACCAAGCCCGTGGACCTGATCGTGCTCGCGACCGGCTATTATCCGCAAAAGGAACTGGTGAACCGCGCCCTCGGCCAGGAGATCGCGGACAGGATCGGCCCGGTCTGGGGCATCGGCGCGGACGGCGAGCTGAACAACATGTTCCGGCGCACGCCGCAGGAAGGCCTCTGGTTCATCGCCGGCGGCCTGGCCCAGTGCCGCATCAACTCCAAATACATGGCCTTGCAGATCAAGGCGATGGAGCTGGGCTTGCTGGGGCCGCTGCTTCCGCCGGCCTGA